The proteins below are encoded in one region of Methanomassiliicoccus luminyensis B10:
- a CDS encoding mechanosensitive ion channel family protein translates to MVDLSFLDFVVFGDITAMQLIEFILILTLFIAIGRAAYMLIRRYLDDLTGKRQSKSVARAVQYIIFAFGIYASFGWILNIDFTGFVLSLGIVGIAIAFASQQIVQNVLSGILISIIRPVQLEDWVDVGGVPTTGVTRVKDITLMNTVLREDDGRIVIVPNSSIMNGKLVNYTRAGFVAVSAPMWVGPGVNMDKIRRIVHEEADRDPHILPEVTGDEKKAVERLIERRSLSNLFERGDDLTSLNPQVNLLDIQGSKIKVEIKVWIREIQRKDEIMGDFLEAIRARFTAEGVELRDS, encoded by the coding sequence ATGGTGGACCTGTCCTTCCTTGACTTCGTGGTGTTCGGAGACATCACGGCCATGCAGCTCATCGAGTTCATTCTCATACTTACTCTGTTCATCGCCATCGGCAGGGCCGCGTACATGCTCATCCGCAGGTATCTGGACGACCTGACCGGAAAGAGGCAGTCCAAGAGCGTGGCCAGGGCTGTCCAGTACATAATATTCGCCTTCGGCATCTATGCCAGCTTCGGGTGGATACTGAACATCGACTTCACCGGGTTCGTACTGTCCCTGGGGATCGTCGGTATCGCGATCGCGTTCGCGTCGCAGCAGATAGTGCAGAACGTGCTGTCCGGCATACTCATCTCCATCATCCGGCCGGTCCAGCTGGAGGATTGGGTGGACGTGGGCGGCGTGCCGACCACCGGAGTGACCAGAGTGAAGGATATCACCCTCATGAACACCGTCCTCAGGGAGGATGACGGGAGGATTGTAATAGTTCCGAACTCCTCCATCATGAACGGCAAATTGGTAAATTATACCCGGGCCGGCTTCGTGGCGGTGTCCGCGCCGATGTGGGTGGGTCCGGGGGTGAACATGGACAAGATACGCCGGATCGTGCACGAGGAAGCTGACCGGGACCCCCATATCCTTCCAGAGGTGACCGGCGACGAGAAGAAGGCCGTGGAGAGGTTGATCGAGCGGAGGTCGCTTTCCAACCTGTTCGAGCGCGGTGACGATCTCACGTCGCTCAACCCCCAGGTCAACCTCCTGGACATCCAGGGCAGCAAGATCAAGGTCGAGATCAAAGTGTGGATACGGGAGATCCAACGGAAGGACGAGATCATGGGGGACTTCCTGGAGGCCATCAGGGCCCGCTTCACCGCGGAAGGCGTCGAGCTCAGGGACTCCTGA
- a CDS encoding PUA domain-containing protein, whose amino-acid sequence MSEIRIRKRHRLREKEIKVLDDEIRERLGAEAFSPGEAVDRAESSEYDVLFIGNQVQGIVYQGKAFLTVRGLLKHPATKAWVTVDMGAVPFVTKGADVMGPGIVDADPALKAGDLVWIRDIKNGRPLAIGEALVPGSELGTKVPGKAIKSIHYVADKLWKLDEE is encoded by the coding sequence ATGAGCGAGATCAGGATCCGGAAACGCCATCGCCTCAGGGAGAAGGAGATCAAGGTCCTGGACGATGAGATCCGGGAGCGCCTGGGGGCCGAGGCCTTTAGCCCGGGAGAAGCAGTGGACCGGGCAGAGAGCTCGGAATATGACGTCCTGTTCATCGGCAACCAGGTTCAGGGGATCGTATACCAAGGAAAGGCCTTCCTGACCGTGAGGGGGCTGCTGAAGCACCCCGCCACCAAGGCCTGGGTCACCGTGGACATGGGAGCGGTGCCGTTCGTCACCAAGGGAGCGGACGTCATGGGGCCAGGGATAGTGGACGCCGACCCCGCGCTGAAGGCGGGCGACCTGGTGTGGATCAGGGACATCAAGAACGGCCGGCCTCTGGCGATCGGCGAGGCCCTGGTCCCCGGCTCGGAGCTGGGCACCAAGGTCCCGGGCAAGGCGATAAAGAGCATCCATTACGTCGCCGACAAGCTTTGGAAGCTGGACGAGGAGTGA
- a CDS encoding zinc ribbon domain-containing protein: MPYCIHCGNPVRPEDSFCISCGAKLNVVPPSPAPQDKWGKAHKARKNPAPAVPPEPVEGPEEMRKRVGSSSPRIDEAKVPDKQFLFVIWALRALFVYIVGMFLFAGDAMLANSVWQQIVMIAFVTVLSISGSEYFYWLMRSRMAGARLTPEGLDVQPIKMYGDLLRRKGYFINKDLIERVDIVRTRDAPPGTLKASPTEGVPSSLAVYLKGGKVRSFVRRSPEQLLAAREYAEAMWGAKATDEGDRKELLPEELYKTFFNVHNSNHFRSSALLFIGLTVMFGYLIVDMNLSRISTVNIVLSLVLGGLIAYVWSIGYLIYRQTYGVKEVRVTREGFELMFKNKSRFYDWSKVKALNMAKSDQINNKNERIASVSLVPRGSYLVSCDIGRALEQAYAENAGKPAPNGYNAIPKKGAYSTEEMNSLKYERPDLYRKNILVSVAFFVLGILLLINVALHIRLVTLVGLVAIIVLMFLRLQLSKEMKEHIRNGRSGGFPPVN; this comes from the coding sequence TTGCCGTACTGCATCCACTGCGGGAACCCGGTCAGACCTGAGGATAGCTTTTGCATCAGCTGCGGGGCCAAGTTGAATGTCGTGCCCCCGTCGCCGGCGCCGCAAGACAAATGGGGCAAGGCGCACAAGGCGAGGAAAAACCCCGCGCCCGCCGTGCCGCCCGAACCGGTGGAAGGGCCTGAGGAAATGCGGAAGAGGGTTGGATCGTCCTCGCCGAGGATCGATGAAGCGAAGGTACCGGACAAGCAGTTCCTCTTCGTTATATGGGCGCTGAGAGCGCTTTTCGTCTACATTGTAGGGATGTTCTTGTTCGCGGGCGATGCCATGCTGGCGAACTCCGTGTGGCAGCAAATCGTCATGATCGCTTTCGTTACGGTCCTGTCAATATCCGGGTCAGAGTACTTCTACTGGCTGATGAGGTCCCGCATGGCCGGAGCACGCCTCACCCCGGAAGGGCTGGACGTGCAGCCTATCAAAATGTACGGCGACCTGCTCCGCCGCAAGGGCTATTTCATCAACAAGGACCTAATCGAAAGGGTGGATATTGTCAGGACCAGGGACGCCCCGCCCGGGACCTTGAAGGCGTCCCCGACCGAAGGGGTGCCCTCCTCCCTGGCCGTGTATCTCAAAGGAGGGAAGGTGCGCAGTTTCGTCAGGAGGTCCCCCGAACAGCTCCTGGCCGCCAGGGAATATGCGGAAGCGATGTGGGGGGCCAAAGCTACGGACGAGGGCGACCGTAAGGAGCTGTTGCCGGAGGAATTGTACAAGACCTTTTTCAACGTGCATAACTCCAATCACTTCAGGTCCTCTGCGCTGCTGTTCATCGGCCTCACCGTGATGTTCGGGTACCTGATCGTGGACATGAACCTGTCCAGGATCTCCACAGTCAATATCGTCCTGTCCCTGGTGCTGGGAGGGCTGATCGCTTACGTGTGGTCGATCGGCTACCTGATCTATCGCCAGACCTACGGCGTCAAGGAGGTCAGGGTCACCAGGGAAGGGTTCGAGCTCATGTTCAAGAACAAGAGCAGGTTCTACGACTGGTCCAAGGTCAAAGCGCTCAACATGGCCAAGTCGGATCAGATAAACAACAAGAACGAAAGGATCGCCTCGGTGAGCCTCGTCCCCCGCGGATCATACCTCGTGAGCTGCGATATCGGCCGGGCGCTGGAACAGGCTTATGCGGAGAACGCCGGGAAACCTGCTCCCAACGGCTACAACGCCATCCCGAAAAAGGGAGCTTACAGCACGGAGGAGATGAACTCCCTCAAGTACGAGCGCCCTGACCTCTACAGGAAGAACATTTTGGTGTCCGTTGCCTTTTTCGTTCTTGGCATACTGCTGCTGATCAACGTCGCCCTTCATATTCGTCTGGTCACGCTGGTCGGCCTCGTGGCGATCATAGTGCTGATGTTCCTCCGGCTGCAGCTGTCCAAGGAGATGAAAGAGCACATCAGGAACGGAAGGTCCGGGGGCTTTCCCCCCGTGAATTAA
- a CDS encoding cell division protein SepF → MLRKPFARNREDVQTVETDQYIDLGAMHFDDDSIAGTRGAVKLAEIYRYEDISEITQPVYDGSTVIIDYAAVANDTDTLRRVTSELKAVARDCNGDVAAIGHDLIVVTPRGLKIDRNKIKGGFH, encoded by the coding sequence TTGCTCAGGAAGCCTTTTGCCCGGAACAGGGAGGACGTTCAGACCGTTGAGACAGACCAGTACATCGACCTCGGCGCCATGCACTTCGATGACGACAGCATCGCCGGGACCAGGGGGGCTGTCAAGCTGGCCGAGATCTACCGGTACGAGGACATCTCCGAGATCACTCAGCCCGTGTACGACGGAAGCACCGTGATCATCGACTACGCCGCCGTCGCCAATGACACCGACACCCTGAGGCGCGTCACCAGCGAACTCAAGGCGGTGGCCAGGGACTGCAACGGTGACGTGGCCGCTATCGGGCATGATCTGATCGTCGTCACCCCTCGGGGCCTCAAGATAGATCGGAACAAGATCAAGGGCGGTTTCCACTAA
- a CDS encoding HD domain-containing protein: MPGFKVIHDSVHGSVKVDGLFLDLLERPEMQRLHGVHQLGLAHLVFPGANHTRLEHSLGTYHLARTMSGALELDDQDRSTVLAAALLHDLGHSPYSHTLEEVIHNRTGKDHTGITRDIIMGSLPIMSEASAEVLGRFNPIAEVLEGEGISPQDVTGLISASHLAKDSRQRTLDVDAGQAHFGQKNYLKQIISGPLDVDQMDYLQRDAYYTGVAHGTIDIDRLMQTVAVFHGDLVISKGGMVAVEGLMVARSLMYTSVYFHKTARIAEMMLCKAVEMAPPSVLDDIHMATDCELDSKLTEAGGDAARLMTLLRFRKLYKKAVMLPVSGLDEHQIEHLIELSDYNRRKAAEREIADRAGLKESEVLVDIPDRALLLGEPRIGKTDVAILDGDRVRPLSRYSPLAKAIQSRGVHDWAVMVSTPAKNREEVEKATLKTLFA; this comes from the coding sequence GTGCCCGGCTTCAAGGTCATACACGACAGCGTCCACGGCAGCGTCAAGGTCGATGGGCTGTTCCTTGATCTTCTGGAGCGTCCGGAGATGCAGCGGTTGCACGGCGTGCACCAGCTCGGCCTTGCCCATCTGGTCTTCCCGGGAGCGAACCACACCCGCCTGGAGCATTCCTTGGGCACCTACCACCTCGCCAGGACCATGAGCGGGGCCCTGGAGCTGGACGACCAAGACCGGTCAACGGTGCTGGCCGCGGCGCTCCTGCACGACCTCGGCCACTCGCCTTATTCTCATACCCTCGAAGAGGTCATCCACAACCGTACCGGAAAGGACCATACTGGCATCACCCGGGACATCATCATGGGCTCCCTTCCGATAATGAGCGAGGCCTCCGCCGAGGTGCTCGGCCGCTTCAACCCCATCGCCGAGGTGCTGGAAGGGGAAGGCATCTCCCCACAGGACGTCACCGGTCTCATCTCCGCATCTCACCTCGCCAAGGACTCAAGGCAGCGCACCCTCGACGTGGACGCGGGGCAGGCTCACTTCGGCCAGAAGAACTACCTAAAGCAGATCATCTCCGGACCGCTGGACGTCGACCAGATGGACTATCTCCAGAGGGACGCCTATTACACCGGGGTGGCGCACGGCACCATCGACATCGACCGCCTCATGCAGACCGTGGCGGTGTTCCATGGGGACCTCGTGATCAGCAAAGGCGGGATGGTGGCGGTGGAAGGCCTCATGGTAGCCCGCTCCCTGATGTACACCTCGGTGTACTTCCACAAGACCGCGCGCATAGCGGAGATGATGCTGTGCAAGGCCGTGGAGATGGCACCCCCGTCGGTGCTGGACGACATCCACATGGCTACTGACTGCGAGCTCGACTCCAAGCTCACCGAGGCGGGGGGCGACGCCGCGCGCCTGATGACCCTGCTGCGGTTCCGCAAGCTGTACAAGAAGGCGGTGATGCTCCCGGTGTCCGGTCTCGACGAGCATCAGATCGAGCATCTCATCGAGCTGTCCGATTACAATAGGCGCAAGGCCGCCGAGAGGGAGATCGCCGACCGCGCCGGGCTCAAGGAGTCGGAGGTCCTGGTGGACATCCCGGACCGCGCCCTGCTCCTCGGCGAGCCGCGCATCGGAAAGACCGACGTGGCCATCCTCGACGGCGACAGGGTCAGGCCGCTGTCCCGTTACAGCCCCCTGGCCAAGGCCATCCAGTCCCGCGGCGTGCACGACTGGGCGGTCATGGTCTCCACCCCCGCCAAGAACCGCGAGGAAGTGGAGAAGGCCACCCTCAAGACGCTGTTCGCCTAG
- a CDS encoding RtcB family protein, giving the protein MTYNGPLEKVDDFRWKIPRTYKSGMRTDAIVFADEGMVPKLKEDNAPEQAANVAFLPGIVGNSLAMPDIHWGYGFPIGGVAALDAEEGVISPGGIGFDINCLCEGSRISTDLGGWMRIEDFEEEFGTTIQTNDGFTVGMMGGTTSVMTLERGLVARKPAAFIRKESDKRVFLITTRTGIELRASEDHPVLTSIGMKNAALIAPGDQVAVTYFQGVEVDQNVDRREVVLAKLFGYMLGAGSLDLKEGGIIASVCGQRTDLEKMKRDLADLGYDSTVAGPEIRVSSREFSDLLVERGMPVGSKTISDQRVPEWVTKAAPAIKRAFLAGLFGAELTMPKADTKTTFDPPMLVQKLDDARLDDARMFYIDVMMLLEDLGVEKTQICERKDLRHRNGSISRLTMSICANEDNLIRLYRIIGFEYSEMKSKMAEAAVKYMLLKKELNDSRVKAAERARKLKKKGLKLKEVQTLLVGYGITPRFVEKQYNGEGQRPSVDFTSFSEFLDQELDMLKATGFLYDRVTAVKEVPYKGFVYDFTVPETHNFVADGMIVSNCGVRLVRTELEAKDVQPGIKDLISTLFKNVPAGVGSKGIVGAVEGQIDNILVEGAEWAVRSGYGWDEDLTVTEEGGRMKNADPTKVSGKAKQRGVPQVGSLGSGNHFLEVDVVDEIFDEEAARAFGLREGQVTVMVHCGSRGCGHQIATDYLQVMEKAMRQRDMNLPDRQLACAPVHSKEGEDYFKAMACGANYAWANRQMILHWIRESFEEHFKRDAESMGLHQVYDVAHNIAKVEEHQVDGRRREVYVHRKGATRAFPREHPEIPRQYSSVGQPVLIPGDMGSGSYVLVGTERGMAESFGSTCHGAGRMMSRTEALRKFTVQGIKQDMEHRGIFLKSATKDGILEEAPEAYKNIEQVIDVVAGAGLSRRVARLTPLGVMKG; this is encoded by the coding sequence ATGACATATAATGGACCCCTCGAGAAGGTCGACGACTTTCGCTGGAAGATCCCGCGGACATATAAGAGCGGTATGCGCACCGATGCCATCGTGTTCGCCGACGAGGGCATGGTACCTAAGCTGAAGGAGGACAATGCGCCCGAGCAGGCGGCCAACGTCGCCTTCCTCCCCGGGATCGTGGGCAACTCCTTGGCCATGCCGGACATCCACTGGGGGTATGGGTTCCCCATCGGGGGCGTGGCCGCCCTTGATGCCGAGGAGGGGGTGATCTCCCCCGGAGGCATCGGGTTCGACATCAACTGCCTTTGCGAGGGCTCCAGGATCAGCACCGACCTGGGCGGGTGGATGAGGATAGAGGACTTCGAGGAGGAGTTCGGGACCACCATACAGACGAACGACGGGTTCACCGTGGGAATGATGGGCGGAACGACCTCCGTGATGACGCTGGAGAGGGGGCTGGTCGCCAGGAAGCCCGCCGCTTTCATAAGGAAGGAGAGCGACAAGAGGGTGTTCCTGATCACCACCAGGACCGGCATCGAGCTCCGGGCCTCCGAGGACCACCCGGTGCTCACCAGCATCGGCATGAAGAATGCGGCGCTCATCGCGCCTGGGGACCAGGTGGCGGTGACCTATTTCCAGGGCGTCGAAGTGGACCAGAACGTGGACCGGAGGGAGGTCGTCCTGGCCAAGCTCTTCGGCTACATGCTGGGGGCCGGCTCGCTGGACCTGAAAGAGGGGGGCATCATCGCCAGCGTCTGCGGCCAGAGGACCGACCTGGAGAAGATGAAGAGGGACCTCGCCGATCTGGGATATGACTCGACCGTCGCCGGACCGGAGATCCGGGTGAGTTCGCGGGAGTTCTCCGATCTGCTCGTGGAGAGGGGCATGCCGGTGGGAAGCAAGACCATCTCCGACCAGCGGGTCCCGGAGTGGGTCACCAAGGCGGCCCCGGCGATCAAGAGGGCGTTCCTGGCCGGGCTGTTCGGCGCCGAGCTGACCATGCCCAAGGCCGACACCAAGACCACCTTTGACCCCCCCATGCTGGTGCAGAAGCTGGACGACGCGCGACTGGACGATGCCAGGATGTTCTACATCGACGTGATGATGCTCCTGGAGGACCTGGGGGTGGAGAAGACCCAGATATGTGAAAGGAAGGACCTCCGCCACAGGAACGGGAGCATCTCGCGCCTCACCATGAGCATCTGCGCCAACGAGGACAACCTGATCAGGCTGTACCGCATCATCGGGTTCGAGTACTCCGAGATGAAGAGCAAGATGGCCGAGGCCGCCGTAAAGTACATGCTGCTCAAGAAGGAGCTGAACGACAGCAGGGTCAAGGCGGCGGAGAGGGCCAGGAAGCTGAAGAAGAAGGGACTGAAGCTCAAGGAGGTGCAGACCCTCCTGGTCGGCTACGGCATCACCCCGCGCTTCGTGGAGAAACAGTACAACGGGGAAGGGCAGAGGCCGTCCGTCGACTTCACCTCGTTCAGCGAGTTCCTAGACCAGGAGCTTGACATGCTGAAGGCCACCGGGTTCCTGTACGACCGGGTCACGGCCGTGAAGGAGGTGCCTTACAAGGGCTTCGTCTATGATTTCACCGTACCGGAGACCCACAACTTCGTCGCCGACGGGATGATCGTGTCCAACTGCGGGGTGCGCCTGGTCCGCACCGAGCTGGAGGCCAAGGACGTCCAGCCCGGCATCAAGGACCTGATCTCCACGCTGTTCAAGAACGTGCCCGCCGGAGTGGGCTCCAAGGGCATCGTGGGAGCGGTGGAGGGTCAGATAGACAACATACTGGTGGAGGGCGCGGAGTGGGCCGTGCGCAGCGGGTACGGGTGGGATGAGGACCTCACTGTCACCGAGGAGGGCGGCCGGATGAAGAACGCCGACCCGACCAAGGTGAGCGGCAAGGCCAAGCAGAGAGGCGTTCCGCAGGTCGGCTCCCTTGGCTCGGGCAACCACTTCCTGGAGGTGGACGTGGTGGACGAGATCTTCGATGAGGAAGCGGCCAGGGCCTTCGGGCTGAGGGAGGGGCAGGTGACCGTGATGGTCCACTGCGGCTCCCGCGGCTGCGGGCACCAGATCGCCACCGACTACCTTCAGGTGATGGAGAAGGCCATGCGGCAGCGGGACATGAACCTGCCCGACCGCCAGCTGGCCTGCGCCCCCGTGCACTCCAAGGAGGGTGAGGATTACTTCAAGGCCATGGCCTGCGGCGCCAACTATGCCTGGGCCAACCGGCAGATGATCCTCCACTGGATCAGAGAGTCGTTCGAGGAGCACTTCAAGCGCGACGCCGAGAGCATGGGGCTACACCAGGTGTACGACGTGGCCCACAACATCGCCAAGGTGGAGGAGCACCAGGTGGACGGGAGGCGCCGGGAGGTGTATGTTCACCGCAAAGGTGCTACGAGAGCGTTCCCCCGCGAGCACCCCGAGATACCGAGGCAGTACAGCTCAGTGGGGCAGCCCGTCCTCATCCCCGGGGACATGGGCTCCGGCAGCTACGTCCTGGTCGGCACGGAGCGGGGCATGGCCGAGTCGTTCGGCTCCACCTGCCACGGCGCCGGGCGCATGATGTCGAGGACCGAGGCCCTCAGGAAGTTCACCGTCCAGGGGATCAAGCAGGACATGGAGCACCGCGGCATATTCCTGAAGTCGGCCACCAAGGACGGCATCCTCGAAGAGGCCCCGGAGGCGTACAAGAACATAGAGCAGGTCATCGACGTGGTGGCCGGCGCGGGGCTCTCCCGGAGGGTGGCCCGCCTCACTCCGCTGGGCGTCATGAAGGGCTAG
- a CDS encoding DUF835 domain-containing protein yields the protein MDGILMGVMPLAAGAIVLALGTASLVRNPGLRVSRTFFASMFFAGAFNIALFALLALSDPSSAPVLSKVLMFMAVLAAGANIFLASSLSTWKGESWTRDHPVVVLLAVLAMASAAGVLGSAAAAPGALASPVGTWWFPVLLGAALAGASVWAVYSARRTSTDQYFRRATTWLGAAFMLPAISLSAVFGGGGGIASTLVVSFAPLLSAMVFVYVAVRYRTFTQVPAAAKDSARALLDSMSPGSSILVEGKSTDAAFSMFMSEIGRGGDGLVISRKHPGQVREVVGLESASVLWLCSQPGPGRIDPASLSLLQSTMSDFLRRGKRSVVLLDGLEYLVSENRPDKILRLVYSVKDVVTMSGSKLIVPLDPETLGSKDLAFFEREFKVLRPEPGQAG from the coding sequence ATGGACGGGATCTTGATGGGGGTGATGCCGCTGGCGGCGGGCGCGATAGTCCTCGCTCTGGGCACTGCCAGCCTGGTCCGGAACCCCGGGCTGAGGGTCTCTCGGACCTTCTTTGCCAGCATGTTCTTCGCGGGGGCCTTCAACATCGCTCTGTTCGCCCTCCTGGCTCTGTCGGATCCATCGTCCGCGCCGGTGCTGTCGAAGGTCCTGATGTTCATGGCCGTGCTGGCGGCGGGCGCGAACATATTCCTGGCCTCATCTTTGTCCACATGGAAGGGGGAGAGCTGGACCAGGGACCACCCCGTCGTCGTCCTGCTCGCGGTCCTGGCGATGGCCTCCGCCGCGGGCGTCCTGGGCAGCGCCGCCGCGGCCCCCGGGGCGCTTGCGTCCCCCGTCGGGACATGGTGGTTCCCGGTGCTGCTGGGAGCGGCCCTGGCAGGGGCCAGCGTATGGGCGGTGTATTCGGCCAGGAGGACCTCCACCGACCAGTACTTCAGGCGCGCCACCACCTGGCTGGGGGCGGCGTTCATGCTGCCCGCCATCTCCCTGTCGGCAGTGTTCGGCGGGGGCGGCGGCATCGCCTCCACACTGGTGGTCTCCTTCGCCCCCCTCCTCTCCGCGATGGTGTTCGTATACGTGGCCGTCCGCTACAGGACCTTCACCCAGGTCCCCGCTGCGGCCAAGGACTCCGCCCGCGCCCTCCTGGACAGCATGTCGCCGGGCAGCTCCATCCTGGTGGAAGGGAAGAGCACCGACGCCGCCTTCTCCATGTTCATGTCCGAAATAGGGCGGGGAGGCGACGGCCTGGTGATATCTAGGAAGCATCCCGGGCAGGTCAGGGAGGTGGTGGGACTGGAAAGCGCCTCGGTCCTGTGGCTGTGCAGCCAGCCTGGTCCGGGGAGGATCGACCCGGCGTCCCTCTCCCTGCTGCAGAGCACCATGTCGGACTTCCTGAGGAGGGGGAAGCGATCAGTGGTGCTGCTGGATGGGCTGGAGTACCTGGTCTCGGAGAACCGCCCGGACAAGATCCTGCGCCTGGTCTACAGCGTAAAGGACGTGGTGACGATGTCCGGCTCCAAGCTCATAGTCCCCCTGGACCCCGAGACCCTTGGGTCGAAGGACCTCGCTTTCTTCGAGAGGGAGTTCAAGGTGCTCAGGCCGGAACCGGGTCAGGCCGGCTAA
- the argF gene encoding ornithine carbamoyltransferase produces the protein MKRDILSVLDLAGDLDEVLALAADLKRRTDGPQTLKGKSVAMIFEKSSTRTRVSFEVGIVQLGGHPVVLSQKDTQLGRGETIEDTARVLSRYVDCITYRAFSHVAVADLAKHATVPVINALDDLEHPCQITADLQTIKEWKGDLRGLKIAYIGDGNNVCNSLMLGAALTGMDFVAGCPAEHSPDKAIAKKAAAIAAEHKRASKVVTDPAQAAEGADVIYTDAWISMGQEGEAGSKVKTLRPYQINEALVKNADPDHLFMHCLPAHRGEEVTAEVMDGPNSVVFDQAENRLHAQKAILIKVLG, from the coding sequence ATGAAGAGGGACATACTATCAGTGCTCGACCTCGCCGGCGACCTGGACGAGGTGCTTGCTTTGGCGGCCGACCTCAAGAGGAGGACCGACGGCCCCCAGACGCTCAAGGGCAAGAGCGTCGCCATGATCTTCGAGAAGTCCAGCACCAGGACCAGGGTATCGTTCGAGGTCGGTATCGTCCAGCTCGGCGGCCACCCCGTGGTCCTGAGCCAGAAGGACACTCAGCTCGGACGGGGTGAAACGATCGAGGACACCGCCAGGGTGTTGAGCCGCTACGTCGATTGCATCACTTACCGCGCCTTCAGCCACGTGGCCGTGGCCGATCTGGCCAAGCACGCCACCGTCCCTGTCATCAATGCGCTCGACGACCTCGAGCATCCCTGCCAGATCACCGCCGACCTTCAGACCATCAAGGAGTGGAAGGGGGACCTGCGCGGCCTCAAGATCGCCTACATCGGCGACGGCAACAATGTATGCAACTCCCTGATGCTGGGAGCCGCTTTGACCGGCATGGACTTCGTGGCCGGGTGCCCCGCTGAGCACTCCCCGGACAAAGCCATCGCCAAGAAGGCCGCTGCCATCGCCGCCGAGCACAAGCGCGCGTCCAAGGTGGTCACCGATCCCGCCCAGGCCGCCGAGGGCGCCGACGTCATTTACACCGACGCCTGGATCTCCATGGGGCAGGAGGGAGAGGCCGGCTCCAAGGTGAAGACCTTGAGGCCGTACCAGATCAACGAAGCACTGGTAAAGAATGCCGACCCGGACCACCTATTCATGCACTGCCTCCCCGCTCACCGGGGAGAGGAAGTGACCGCTGAGGTCATGGACGGCCCCAACAGTGTGGTGTTCGATCAGGCGGAGAACCGCCTGCACGCTCAGAAGGCGATCCTGATCAAAGTGCTCGGCTGA